The Papaver somniferum cultivar HN1 chromosome 3, ASM357369v1, whole genome shotgun sequence genome includes a region encoding these proteins:
- the LOC113356023 gene encoding uncharacterized protein LOC113356023 translates to MMMLISPSPFSLCCALLLCLPLALVFTSTTTPPTTGNSGIKRNLLPPPPPPIRIPTDDESLFKLASRVNSKPFPSSSPSSPRKIAFMFLTTTPLPFSPLWELFFNQTKEIHQNHNNLYNIYIHADPNQTYDSPFTGVFNNRVIPSSKPTKRFTPSLISAARRLLAHALIHDSSNSMFALISSTCIPLHSFNFTYNTLIRSKKSFIEILPNEPGAYDRWVARGLDIMLPEIPFDRFRIGSQFFVLTRKHARLVVRDRRLWSKFKLPCLQWDVCYPEEHYFPTLMNMLDPQGCVPATLTHVDWHGRSDGHPRTYEASEVNPELIIKLRGDKLRYGGTDEDDEKKINGSDSSRMLHQKHHQDDRFLFARKFSPDSLQPLMDIAEDIIFKDF, encoded by the coding sequence atgatgatgttgatctctccatctcctttttctcttTGTTGTGCTCTCCTCCTCTGTCTGCCACTGGCACTGGTTTTCACTTCCACTACTACTCCTCCAACCACCGGTAACAGTGGCATAAAAAGAAACTTacttcctccaccaccaccaccaataagaATACCCACTGATGATGAGTCTCTATTCAAACTCGCTTCCCGAGTTAACTCAAaaccatttccttcttcttctccttcttcaccgAGAAAAATTGCTTTTATGTTTCTTACAACAACTCCACTTCCATTTTCACCACTCTGGGAACTGTTTTTCAATCAAACCAAAGAAATTCATCAAAATCATAATAATCTTTACAACATTTACATTCATGCTGATCCAAATCAAACTTACGACTCACCATTCACAGGTGTTTTTAACAACCGAGTAATTCCTTCGTCAAAACCCACAAAGAGATTCACTCCATCTTTAATTTCTGCAGCTCGTCGTCTTCTTGCTCATGCTTTGATTCACGATTCTTCAAATTCCATGTTTGCTCTCATTTCTTCTACGTGTATTCCTCTTCATTCTTTTAATTTCACTTACAATACCTTAATCCGATCAAAGAAAAGCTTCATCGAGATACTACCTAACGAACCAGGAGCTTATGATAGATGGGTTGCGCGTGGATTAGATATCATGTTACCGGAAATTCCATTCGATAGGTTTCGAATCGGATCACAGTTCTTCGTCTTGACCCGCAAACATGCAAGATTAGTTGTGCGAGATCGACGGCTATGGTCGAAATTTAAACTTCCTTGTCTGCAATGGGATGTCTGTTACCCGGAAGAACATTATTTTCCTACTCTGATGAACATGCTTGATCCACAGGGATGTGTACCTGCAACTTTGACTCATGTTGACTGGCATGGAAGATCCGACGGTCATCCTCGTACTTATGAAGCTTCAGAAGTGAACCCCGAGTTGATCATCAAGCTTAGAGGAGACAAACTCAGATATGGTGgtactgatgaagatgatgagaagaaaATAAACGGCTCTGATTCGTCGAGGATGCTGCATCAAAAACATCATCAAGATGACCGTTTTCTTTTTGCAAGGAAGTTTTCTCCGGATTCATTACAACCGTTGATGGATATAGCTGAAGATATTATCtttaaagatttttga